In the Corynebacterium jeikeium genome, GACCGCGAAGGGCCTGTTCGAATTGCGGGTAGCAGCCTACTAGTGCACTTCGAATCTGATTGATGAGCCTGGTGTAGGAGCGCGCTAAATCTTCGTCGATACCGTTGAGGACCTTCAACTGGAGGAAGGCTTCTTCGACGCGGTCGACGCTGCGGAGGGATTCCGGAAGGTTCTTTGCAGCGTGGGCGATGATATAGGCGTCCCGGATATCAGTTTTGGCATTGCCAGCGTGGATGCGCGAGAGTTGACGCATAGCCAAACCGGGAAGGTAGCGCACGTCGATCCCGAGTTCTTGAGCAACCGCGACAGTTAGTCGACCAATGTTATTGGGCTGGTCCACGACGACAAGGACCTTGTGGTCGTGTGCGCTGAACGCTGAAAACAGTGCGCGCAGGGATTTTTCGTTTTGGTTGATGCGCTTAGATAGCACATGGGTGCCGTCGATATCTAAGACGCAAGCGTGGTGAAAGTATTTACCGACGTCCATGCCGATGACATAGTCGTAGGTCATGCCAGACCTCCTAGCGAATTGAATGAGTATGGGACTTATTTCATCGCTGGTGGTCGGACATACTTCACGCTGGCATCCACATTACTTTGAGACCTCGCACATTCTGTGCGGGTCAGGTTCCTATTAGCAGTCTGGAGTATGCCACTGCCTTCGGCGGCATCACCCCCCGGATCATTTTCAGACAGGGACGAAAACAAGCCATACCGAAGCCAGCGACTAGTTCCACTGCCCCAAGGCAGAAGGAACGCAGACAAACATAACCTGCCCCAGCATGGGGCTAGGAGTACGAATCCTGAGTTCCTTCAAGCGGAACTGCCAACAACGTAATGGGCTGCGACTCTCGCCAACCCCTTACCAACCCCTTACTAATTCTGTCTGAGTAGCATGGCGCGTATGCCTAATAACGACGCGCCTCAGACAGCTAGCAACCCAATCGCGGCTCCGCCGGTCGCCAAGCAGGTACCCCACACTCGCACCTTCCACGGCCGCGAGTTCGTGGATAACTACGAGTGGCTGCGCGACAAGGACAACGCGGAGGTCCGCCAGCACTTAGAGGCGGAGAACGCCTGGACTGCTCAGCAGACCGCCCACCTCAAGCCGTTGGAAGACCGCCTGTTCGAGGAGGTTAAGGCCCGGGTGCAGGAGACGGATATGTCCCTACCCGTGCGTTCCGAGGGCTGGTGGTATTTCTCCCGCACCGAGGAGGGCAAAAGCTATGGCACCATGTGCCGAGTTCCCATCGCCGATCAAGACGACTGGACCCCACCGACCATCGAACCGGGAGTTCCCGCGCCGGGCGAGGAAGCTTTCCTGGATTGCAACGCCCTAGCCGAAGGCAAAGAATTCTTCAGCCTGGGCGCTGCTAGCGTGACCAAGGACGGCACGCGTCTGGCCTACTCGGTGGATGAGACCGGCTCCGAGCGCTTCACCCTGCGCATCCGCGACCTCACCACGGGGGAGGACCTGGAAGACGAGATCGAGGATGTCTTCTACGGCGCCACCTGGGTAGGCAGGGATACCGTGTACTACCAGCGCGTGGATGAAGCATGGCGACCGCACGAGATCTGGCGCCACACAATCGGTGAGGGCGTCGATAAAGACGAGCTGGTGTACCGCGAAGGCGACGAACGTTTTTGGACGGGCGTGGCAACCACCCGCTCCGAGCGCTATCTGCTGGTACACACGGGTTCAAAGGTGACCAGCGAGGTATGGTACCTCGACCTGGAGAATCCGAATGCCGAGCTGACCTGTGTAATCCCGCGCGAGGCCAATGTGGAATACGGGGTGGATCACGCGGTTGTGGGTGGCCAAGACCTGTGGCTGGTGTTGCATAACAAGACCGGTGCTAATAGCGAGCTCGGCTACCACCCGACCGGCCAGATTGCCACCTGGGACGACGTGCAAGCGCTTGTGCCGCACCGCGAGGATGCGCGCTTGGAGGGCGTGGATGTCTTCAGCGACCACATTGTCCTCGAAGCTCGGGAAAATGCGCTGGAGACCAGCTACATCATGAAGCTTGGTGACGCCGACACCTCGACCGGCGACTCTTCCGCCCCGGCCTTCGGCGAGTTTGAGCGGATCGAATTCCCCGGGGAACTCTGCGGGGTTGGGGCCGTGGGCAACAGCGAGTGGGAGAGCCCAGTGTTACGCGTGGCCTACACTGCCTTCACGACACCGCCGCGGATCTACGACATCGACTTGGCGACGGGGGAGAAGATCCTGCGCAAGGAGCAGCAGGTGCTGGCCGACCCGGACGGCCGGGAGTTCGACCCCACGCAGTACACCTCGCAGCGGCTGTGGGTGAAGGCCGAGGATGGCGCGCGCATTCCGGTATCTCTGATTCACCGCACGGATGTGGACATCACTCAAGCGAACCCGGTTTTGTTGTACGGCTATGGTTCCTACGAGAACTGCATCGACCCGGGATTCTCCCTGTTCCGGCTGTCCATGCTGGACCGCGGCGTGGTCTACGCTATCGCGCACGTTCGCGGGGGCGGAGAGATGGGGCGGTTGTGGTACGACCACGGTAAGGGGCTAGAAAAGCGCAACACGTTCACGGACTTTGTGGCCGTCGCCGACCACCTGCTACGCGAAGGCATGACCACCCGCGAACAGATGGTGGCCGAGGGCGGCTCGGCCGGCGGCATGTTGATGGGTGCGGTGGCCAACATGGTGGGGGATCGCTTCGCGGGCATTGAGGCGGTTGTTCCTTTCGTGGACCCGCTGACCAGCATGCTCATGCCGGAGCTGCCGCTGACCGTGACGGAGTGGGACGAGTGGGGTGATCCCTTCCACGACCCGCAGGTCTACGACTATATGGCGGGCTACGCGCCTTATGAGAATGTCTCGGCCGACCTGACCTACCCGCCGATTCTGGCGGTGACCAGCCTGAACGATACCCGCGTGCTGTATGTGGAGCCCGCGAAGTGGGTGGCCAAGTTGCGCGAGGTGGGCGCCGAGAACACGCTGCTGCGCATCGACATGGAGGCCGGCCACGGCGGCGTTTCCGGTCGCTATGCCAAGTGGCGCCAGGCGGCCTTCGAGACTGCCTGGGAGCTGGAGAAGATGGGTGCCACCGAGCTGCTGGTGACTGGTGGGGTCGAGAAGGGCTAGCAGGGACTAAGAGCTTTCAACAATTCGATGCACAGATGTAGGGCGGGCGTTACCTCCCGTTCACCTATGTTGTGCAGGCTAAGTATCTATGAGCCCCGCACAGACCGTCCCCAGCGCCCAGCGTGCCCCCCGCGTTTTGTTGACCATCACAGGACTGCGTCAAGACACAGTAACCGCGGCTGAAAAAATGCGGGATGCAGCGCGGGCGCTGGACCTGCACGCCGGTTTGGTGCTGACAGTGCAGGGGCCGAACTGGCGGCTGAAGGATGACCACGCGGCGCTGGAACTGATCCACGATTCTGCTGCCCGCGGCCACGAGCTGCTGCTCGGCGGGCTGGGGCCGCTGGGCGGGGCGCACGGCAAGGGGGAGTTCCACCGGCTCGGCCGTCACGAGGCAACACTGCGGCTCTCCGCCGCCACCCGCCAGCTGGATGCTCTCGGGTTGAGCCCGAAGGCATTCGCCCCGACCCGTTGGCTGGCGTCGGAGGACGCTCTACAAGCCGCCAGTGAGGTGGGGTTCGCAGTCGCAGCGGATGCGTACACCATCCGAGACCTCACTGACCTCGCTAATGACAAGCGCCATCCGGTGCGTGTGCTCGCGTTCGGCGATGGGTTTGGGTCGGTGAAATGGTGGCGTCGCAACGTCCTCAACAGCGCGCGCCGCAGCGCCGCGAAGGGCAAAGACATCCGCCTTTCCATCAGCGCGGCGAAGGCTAGTAAAGACGACGTGGCAGGCGATATGCTGCGCATTCTCGAGCTGCTGCGGGACAGTGGCTACCAGCCAGCGAACTACTGCGACTACGTCGATCGCCAGCAGGTATCTGTGGCTTAAAAACCTGCCACTTCGCAGTGTTACCATGGGGCGGTAAATACCTTCCGAAAAATACCGCAAAGCTGGGAGAATATAGAAGCCATGGCTCGTGTAGTCGTCAACGTCATGCCCAAGAAGGAAATCCTC is a window encoding:
- a CDS encoding S9 family peptidase, which encodes MARMPNNDAPQTASNPIAAPPVAKQVPHTRTFHGREFVDNYEWLRDKDNAEVRQHLEAENAWTAQQTAHLKPLEDRLFEEVKARVQETDMSLPVRSEGWWYFSRTEEGKSYGTMCRVPIADQDDWTPPTIEPGVPAPGEEAFLDCNALAEGKEFFSLGAASVTKDGTRLAYSVDETGSERFTLRIRDLTTGEDLEDEIEDVFYGATWVGRDTVYYQRVDEAWRPHEIWRHTIGEGVDKDELVYREGDERFWTGVATTRSERYLLVHTGSKVTSEVWYLDLENPNAELTCVIPREANVEYGVDHAVVGGQDLWLVLHNKTGANSELGYHPTGQIATWDDVQALVPHREDARLEGVDVFSDHIVLEARENALETSYIMKLGDADTSTGDSSAPAFGEFERIEFPGELCGVGAVGNSEWESPVLRVAYTAFTTPPRIYDIDLATGEKILRKEQQVLADPDGREFDPTQYTSQRLWVKAEDGARIPVSLIHRTDVDITQANPVLLYGYGSYENCIDPGFSLFRLSMLDRGVVYAIAHVRGGGEMGRLWYDHGKGLEKRNTFTDFVAVADHLLREGMTTREQMVAEGGSAGGMLMGAVANMVGDRFAGIEAVVPFVDPLTSMLMPELPLTVTEWDEWGDPFHDPQVYDYMAGYAPYENVSADLTYPPILAVTSLNDTRVLYVEPAKWVAKLREVGAENTLLRIDMEAGHGGVSGRYAKWRQAAFETAWELEKMGATELLVTGGVEKG
- a CDS encoding DUF2334 domain-containing protein, which codes for MSPAQTVPSAQRAPRVLLTITGLRQDTVTAAEKMRDAARALDLHAGLVLTVQGPNWRLKDDHAALELIHDSAARGHELLLGGLGPLGGAHGKGEFHRLGRHEATLRLSAATRQLDALGLSPKAFAPTRWLASEDALQAASEVGFAVAADAYTIRDLTDLANDKRHPVRVLAFGDGFGSVKWWRRNVLNSARRSAAKGKDIRLSISAAKASKDDVAGDMLRILELLRDSGYQPANYCDYVDRQQVSVA